A genomic segment from Nocardiopsis sp. Huas11 encodes:
- a CDS encoding XRE family transcriptional regulator: MPNERLRAALLQRGATPAELAEAIGVDAKSVERWITQGRTPYRRHRFSAASFLGVEETYIWPEALSPEQSKAASQSEIVELYPHRWSVPADLWKRIFEAAQQDISILVFSGFFLADDPSMIKLLSDKAKAGVRVRILLGDPESEAVAQRGRDEGLDDLLASKIRNVIVLYKSLRAVESTEFRLHGTTLYNSLYRADDQLIVNTHVYGAMASQAPVFHLRKIPGGEMMSTYLESFDKVWGQATPLD, from the coding sequence ATGCCGAACGAGAGGTTGCGAGCCGCGCTGCTCCAGCGCGGGGCCACGCCGGCCGAACTGGCCGAGGCGATCGGTGTCGATGCCAAGAGCGTGGAGCGCTGGATCACCCAGGGCCGCACGCCCTACCGGCGCCACCGGTTCTCGGCTGCCTCGTTCCTCGGCGTGGAGGAGACCTACATCTGGCCGGAGGCCCTGTCCCCGGAGCAGAGCAAGGCCGCTTCACAGAGCGAGATCGTGGAGCTCTACCCGCACCGGTGGAGCGTCCCCGCGGATCTGTGGAAGCGCATCTTCGAGGCCGCCCAGCAGGACATCTCGATCCTGGTGTTCAGCGGATTCTTCCTCGCCGACGACCCGAGCATGATCAAGCTCCTGTCGGACAAGGCCAAGGCCGGGGTCCGCGTGCGCATCCTGCTCGGCGACCCGGAGAGCGAGGCCGTGGCCCAGCGCGGCAGGGACGAGGGATTGGACGACCTGTTGGCATCCAAGATCCGGAACGTGATCGTGCTCTACAAGTCGCTCCGCGCTGTCGAGAGCACGGAGTTCCGCCTGCACGGGACGACCCTGTACAACTCGCTCTACCGCGCTGATGACCAGTTGATCGTGAACACACACGTCTACGGCGCGATGGCATCCCAGGCCCCGGTCTTCCACCTGCGCAAGATCCCCGGCGGCGAGATGATGAGCACCTACCTGGAGAGCTTCGACAAGGTGTGGGGCCAGGCGACCCCGCTCGACTGA
- a CDS encoding plasmid replication, integration and excision activator, which translates to MAIQGALPVAFGTVFPHGAFALGVEAITDFETKRPQMDKDTGLPLWAVDVIDADPEARGKAKSVKVKVAAEVCPTLPDEVPGLPFRPIEFEAMAVMPYIDDNGRRPRVAYSLRARGVKAPGGAAGGRRAPAKEAA; encoded by the coding sequence ATGGCTATTCAGGGTGCGTTGCCGGTCGCGTTCGGGACGGTGTTCCCGCACGGTGCCTTCGCGCTGGGCGTGGAGGCGATCACGGACTTCGAGACCAAGCGTCCGCAGATGGACAAGGACACCGGCCTGCCGCTGTGGGCGGTGGACGTGATCGACGCCGACCCCGAAGCGCGGGGCAAGGCCAAGTCGGTCAAGGTCAAGGTCGCCGCCGAAGTCTGCCCGACCCTGCCCGACGAGGTTCCCGGTTTGCCGTTCCGGCCGATCGAGTTCGAGGCGATGGCGGTCATGCCCTACATCGACGACAACGGCCGACGCCCCCGGGTGGCGTACTCACTGCGGGCGCGTGGTGTGAAGGCTCCCGGTGGTGCTGCTGGCGGTCGCCGTGCCCCGGCCAAGGAAGCCGCCTGA
- a CDS encoding FtsK/SpoIIIE domain-containing protein, with translation MAKVGTPQTSPTLPTPAQGVRWTTPIVETPGIVVLASWIWRLTRFLVTLPFRFPVLVATVAVSFAAWWWLDWPGLAGFWATAAVASLVWWRTWPDSYRRCVPLRVLAWWRHVFVYRRHWQPVLVISGLAESYQERRYLPRIRRVTCDTWADRVRVSLVAGTSPTDFETRVAELAHGFQAPSCRVVVDGPRRITLEFPRHDTLADPIDALDIPDAVDLAALPVGIREDGSPWLLRLHGTHVLVAGVTGAGKGSVIWSAVRAMLPAIDTGTAQVWAIDPKRMELSYGRALFAQYADTGEAAVAVLESAVEQMQHRAARYAGKRRSHTPTAEDPFVLVVLDEVAFLTAYHPDRDIRKRSENAIATLTSQGRSVGFAVLAALQDPRKEVMNLRNLFPDKVALRLDEASQVDMILGEGARDRGANAHLIDPTLPGVGYVRMETSPAPLRVRAAYVSDDNITAMTDVYGVEEA, from the coding sequence ATGGCCAAGGTCGGTACCCCTCAGACCTCCCCGACCCTGCCAACCCCGGCCCAGGGTGTGAGGTGGACGACCCCGATTGTCGAGACACCGGGCATCGTCGTCCTGGCCTCCTGGATCTGGCGGCTGACCCGGTTCCTGGTCACCCTGCCGTTCCGCTTCCCCGTCCTCGTCGCCACCGTGGCCGTGTCGTTCGCCGCCTGGTGGTGGCTGGACTGGCCCGGCCTGGCCGGATTCTGGGCCACGGCTGCGGTGGCGTCCCTGGTGTGGTGGCGCACCTGGCCCGACTCCTACCGCCGATGCGTGCCCCTGCGCGTCCTGGCGTGGTGGCGGCACGTATTCGTCTACCGGCGCCACTGGCAACCCGTGCTGGTCATCTCCGGACTCGCCGAGTCCTACCAGGAACGCCGCTACCTCCCCCGCATCCGCCGGGTCACCTGCGACACCTGGGCCGACCGAGTCCGGGTCTCCCTCGTGGCCGGAACCTCCCCGACCGACTTCGAGACCCGGGTGGCCGAGCTGGCGCACGGCTTCCAAGCTCCGTCGTGCCGGGTCGTGGTGGACGGGCCCCGCCGCATCACCTTGGAGTTCCCCCGCCACGACACCCTCGCCGATCCGATCGACGCCCTGGACATCCCGGATGCGGTGGACCTGGCCGCGCTGCCCGTGGGGATCCGTGAGGACGGCTCTCCGTGGCTGTTACGGCTGCATGGCACTCACGTCTTGGTCGCGGGGGTGACCGGTGCCGGGAAGGGGTCGGTGATCTGGTCGGCTGTGCGGGCGATGCTCCCGGCTATCGACACGGGCACGGCGCAGGTGTGGGCGATCGACCCCAAACGGATGGAGCTGTCCTACGGGCGCGCTCTCTTCGCCCAGTACGCGGACACCGGGGAGGCCGCCGTGGCGGTACTGGAATCAGCGGTGGAACAGATGCAGCACCGAGCCGCCCGGTACGCGGGCAAGCGGCGCTCGCACACCCCCACCGCAGAGGACCCGTTCGTCCTGGTGGTCCTGGACGAGGTGGCGTTCCTGACCGCCTACCACCCCGACCGGGACATTCGGAAGCGTTCCGAGAACGCCATCGCCACCCTGACCTCGCAGGGCCGCTCGGTCGGCTTCGCCGTTCTGGCCGCGCTCCAGGACCCCCGTAAAGAGGTCATGAACCTGCGCAACCTGTTCCCGGACAAGGTCGCGCTTCGCCTCGATGAGGCGTCCCAGGTCGACATGATCCTCGGGGAGGGTGCCCGGGACAGGGGCGCGAACGCTCACCTGATCGACCCGACCTTGCCGGGTGTGGGCTACGTGCGGATGGAGACCTCTCCCGCCCCGTTGCGGGTCCGGGCTGCCTACGTCTCCGACGACAACATCACGGCGATGACCGACGTCTACGGCGTGGAGGAGGCCTGA
- a CDS encoding WhiB family transcriptional regulator, which translates to MGGADRKAPRGTRAPAGPGTAPTPGRPTRGQDAVSGADGPSDGPTRPSAGYGDGWPEHAACQGRDPALWFPDQGGSVRAAKQVCRRCPVQINCLADAMRRGERFGVWGGSSEDERRLFRTIRKTTRKSGRRITQPFAGPFANVEVADGTGRAA; encoded by the coding sequence ATGGGGGGTGCGGACCGCAAGGCCCCACGGGGGACACGGGCACCAGCGGGGCCCGGGACGGCCCCGACCCCGGGACGGCCCACACGGGGGCAGGACGCCGTGTCGGGGGCGGACGGTCCCTCTGACGGCCCCACACGGCCCAGCGCCGGGTACGGGGACGGCTGGCCAGAACACGCGGCGTGCCAGGGGCGGGACCCGGCCCTGTGGTTCCCAGACCAGGGCGGTTCGGTCCGCGCGGCCAAACAGGTCTGCCGCCGGTGCCCCGTCCAGATCAACTGCCTGGCCGACGCGATGAGGCGGGGCGAGCGGTTCGGGGTGTGGGGCGGCTCCTCCGAGGACGAGCGCCGCCTATTCCGGACCATTCGCAAAACCACTCGCAAGAGCGGTCGCAGGATCACACAACCGTTCGCAGGACCGTTCGCAAACGTGGAGGTGGCCGATGGCACCGGTCGAGCGGCCTGA
- a CDS encoding Clp protease N-terminal domain-containing protein, which produces MFELFNAEARRVVVLSQEAAKSLKHKQIGPEHLLLGLLGEGEGFAARVLTPQGIDHDRVLAEVVRARGRSRWLFKSYLRFTPETKNALEQSLHESIGLQHSYIGAEHLLLGLLHDGHGPAAQILRNLGAPPELVREQVNRVCANRSNDIRE; this is translated from the coding sequence ATGTTCGAGCTGTTCAACGCAGAGGCGCGACGTGTGGTCGTCCTGTCTCAGGAAGCGGCGAAAAGCCTTAAGCACAAGCAGATCGGACCCGAGCACCTGCTGCTTGGACTGCTTGGGGAGGGTGAGGGCTTCGCCGCCCGTGTACTGACCCCTCAAGGGATCGACCATGACAGGGTTCTGGCCGAGGTGGTCCGGGCCCGGGGCCGCAGCAGATGGCTCTTCAAGAGCTATCTGCGCTTCACTCCGGAGACCAAGAATGCGTTGGAACAGTCCCTGCACGAGTCGATAGGGCTCCAGCACAGCTACATCGGTGCGGAGCATCTGCTGCTCGGTTTGCTCCACGATGGCCACGGTCCGGCGGCTCAGATATTGCGCAACCTCGGCGCTCCCCCTGAGTTGGTCCGTGAACAGGTGAACCGGGTCTGCGCAAACAGGTCAAACGACATCCGAGAGTAG
- a CDS encoding HD domain-containing protein has translation MLERPLPRRWAHSQGVAEQARSLRALLGDAADLVEASAWLHDIGYSPDLATTGFHPLDGARYLRDVQKADEGLCSLVAYHSCAVVEAEERGLLGPLKAEFAAPPGDLLDALTYSDMTTGPDGVHLPVERRLSEILERYAPEDLVHRSITRSSPLLTASVRSVEQRLAEVG, from the coding sequence CTGCTCGAACGACCGCTTCCCCGACGCTGGGCGCACTCCCAGGGGGTAGCGGAACAGGCGCGCTCCCTGCGGGCTCTGCTCGGTGATGCCGCCGACCTGGTGGAAGCCTCCGCCTGGCTGCACGACATCGGGTACTCACCGGACCTGGCGACCACGGGTTTTCACCCTCTCGACGGCGCCCGGTACCTCCGCGACGTCCAAAAGGCCGACGAGGGTCTGTGCTCCCTGGTGGCCTACCACTCCTGTGCGGTGGTCGAAGCTGAGGAACGCGGCTTGCTTGGGCCACTCAAGGCTGAGTTCGCCGCTCCTCCGGGTGATCTGTTGGACGCGCTTACCTACTCCGACATGACCACGGGGCCGGACGGCGTCCATCTGCCTGTTGAGCGTCGGCTGTCGGAGATCCTGGAGCGCTACGCGCCTGAGGATCTGGTCCACCGTTCCATCACGCGTTCCTCGCCGTTGCTGACGGCGTCGGTGCGGTCCGTTGAGCAGCGCTTGGCTGAAGTGGGTTGA
- a CDS encoding GntR family transcriptional regulator — protein MSSRTHWGAYHQIAESLRSRIDSGEFVPGGAVPSEAALGEEFGVARSTVRRALATLEKERLIKALPGTGRVVCTAEERESAGADSAPPAQYRRIASDLKERITSGELAPGDALPSEAALVREYGVSRGTARQALSELEGTGLVVAVHGKGRFVMRAETTDG, from the coding sequence TTGAGCTCGCGTACCCATTGGGGGGCCTACCACCAGATCGCGGAGTCCCTGCGGTCCCGCATCGATAGTGGGGAGTTCGTGCCTGGGGGAGCCGTGCCCTCTGAGGCGGCCCTGGGGGAGGAGTTCGGTGTCGCGCGGAGCACTGTGCGTCGGGCTCTGGCCACCTTAGAGAAGGAGCGGCTGATCAAAGCTCTCCCGGGCACGGGGCGAGTCGTGTGCACCGCTGAGGAACGCGAAAGCGCCGGCGCTGACTCGGCGCCTCCGGCCCAGTACCGGCGCATCGCCTCCGACCTCAAGGAACGGATCACCAGCGGGGAACTGGCTCCCGGTGATGCCCTGCCCAGTGAGGCCGCGCTGGTCCGGGAGTACGGGGTCTCACGGGGCACGGCCCGTCAAGCCCTGTCCGAGCTGGAGGGGACTGGTCTCGTGGTCGCCGTGCACGGTAAGGGCCGGTTCGTTATGAGGGCCGAAACGACCGACGGCTAG
- a CDS encoding ATP-dependent endonuclease has protein sequence MRKTQIRDSEIDKLFERVQKRQYRNYLSRMRLMRIRGFRETEITFDFPVTALVGPNGSGKTTVLGSAALIYGGVKPRRFFAKSGRYDESMQNWRVEYDLIDKNQSSATISRTASYLKAKWNRDAVEREVLVFGVTRTLPASERKELSRCISGDFEGVSEANFSPDVITAVERILGKEATNYLKIDADIEGKVSIFAARSGKTGEPANESYSEFHFGAGEASVIRIVSKIESAEPGALILIEELENGLHPVATQRLVEYLVDVARRKSAQIIFTTHSNDAISPLPTNAVWAVYRGKVSQGKLDVATLRTLTGEIDARLAIFTEDAFGELVADVTLRAYTSSRNLDRASIEIHQLNGAANARDQMRYHNKSPIRRFPAIALLDGDKNGEAGYEPQSVPKIEPETGVSDVAYIPGSVMPEAYILEKIIENIDEGNILGKLTVALQLDTPMQARVREVIIERSMTNRERHLVFSQIGEDLDFLSEHVVQRAFVSTWAYAFPEDIQSIWEPCHNLLPRFSG, from the coding sequence ATGAGGAAAACACAAATCCGGGACAGCGAAATTGATAAACTCTTCGAAAGGGTTCAAAAGAGGCAATATAGGAACTACCTTAGCCGCATGCGACTCATGAGGATACGAGGATTTCGGGAAACCGAGATCACATTCGATTTCCCAGTCACCGCACTAGTTGGTCCAAACGGATCGGGAAAAACCACCGTACTCGGATCAGCAGCTCTCATCTATGGCGGCGTTAAGCCCCGCAGGTTCTTTGCAAAAAGCGGGAGATACGATGAAAGCATGCAAAACTGGCGCGTTGAGTATGACCTAATTGATAAAAACCAATCAAGCGCCACGATATCGCGAACTGCGAGCTACCTAAAAGCTAAGTGGAATCGCGATGCAGTCGAGCGTGAAGTTCTTGTATTCGGAGTAACTCGGACCCTCCCTGCTAGTGAACGAAAAGAACTATCCCGTTGCATCAGCGGGGACTTCGAAGGGGTATCGGAAGCCAACTTCAGCCCTGATGTAATTACAGCAGTTGAAAGAATCCTCGGAAAAGAGGCAACAAACTACCTAAAAATCGACGCGGACATAGAAGGAAAGGTGTCCATTTTTGCGGCACGGAGTGGAAAGACGGGAGAACCAGCCAACGAGAGCTACTCAGAGTTTCACTTCGGTGCAGGCGAAGCAAGTGTCATCCGAATAGTATCAAAAATTGAATCCGCAGAGCCTGGTGCTCTAATTCTCATCGAAGAGCTGGAAAATGGACTCCACCCGGTGGCAACACAGAGACTCGTCGAGTACCTGGTTGATGTGGCACGCAGGAAGTCCGCGCAAATAATCTTCACTACCCATTCAAACGATGCTATTTCTCCATTGCCAACAAATGCGGTATGGGCAGTATACAGGGGGAAAGTTAGCCAAGGTAAACTTGACGTGGCCACCCTTCGCACTCTAACCGGAGAGATCGACGCCAGGCTTGCGATATTTACAGAGGATGCCTTCGGGGAGCTTGTCGCTGATGTGACCCTGAGAGCTTACACGAGCTCGCGGAACCTGGACCGCGCCAGTATTGAAATTCATCAACTCAATGGCGCTGCAAATGCGCGTGATCAAATGCGGTATCACAACAAAAGTCCGATCAGAAGGTTTCCAGCAATCGCACTGCTTGATGGAGACAAGAATGGCGAAGCGGGCTACGAACCACAATCCGTTCCCAAAATTGAGCCTGAGACCGGCGTTTCCGACGTTGCATACATACCCGGAAGCGTAATGCCAGAAGCATACATTCTCGAAAAGATAATCGAGAACATTGATGAAGGAAACATTCTAGGGAAACTTACGGTTGCACTCCAGCTTGACACGCCTATGCAGGCAAGGGTTCGAGAAGTAATTATCGAAAGGTCAATGACCAATCGGGAGCGACACTTGGTTTTCTCCCAAATAGGAGAAGATCTTGATTTTCTCTCCGAGCATGTAGTACAAAGAGCCTTCGTGTCCACATGGGCTTATGCCTTCCCAGAAGATATTCAGTCAATTTGGGAGCCCTGTCACAACTTGCTTCCACGGTTCAGTGGCTAG
- a CDS encoding site-specific integrase → MATINQRKLASGATRYWVKWRLGGTRDGAPQSEPFDSQADAHTFKLHVEAADHQWPENWVPRQGWAEGWVPGHGWVKTEEEPQDEPVLFADFARTHIDSLSGIDERTRADYHRDLKRHLLPYFAKANLREPGELTAQDVREWVNHLQAGVPDPRTPINPINGKGSKKGAKRGQKNGWLRPPLAPKTIQNLHGLLFIVLAEATRTEPPLRQSNPAARTRLPRVDDGEGSREMCFLTNDEARLLIEAMDPDVRDMVEVLLRTALRYSELAALQVRDITTTTLRAVDGTRVHRGYLEVKRAWKRQKDNSFKLGAPKTKTSRRRVPLTPDTIRLLRPRLEGKGPEDFVFTTSTGVWWRHSSFYSRRWAPGVKRAQERGLGKKPRIHDLRHTHVARLIDKDVHVFKIQRRLGHSSITTTMDRYGHLMADLDETMIEAIDGTTTDTPGLGLDDQRRLRLIS, encoded by the coding sequence ATGGCAACCATCAACCAGCGCAAACTCGCCAGCGGGGCCACCCGGTACTGGGTCAAATGGCGGCTCGGCGGCACCCGCGACGGGGCACCCCAGTCCGAACCATTCGACTCCCAAGCCGACGCCCACACCTTCAAACTCCACGTCGAAGCCGCAGACCACCAATGGCCCGAGAACTGGGTCCCCCGCCAAGGCTGGGCCGAAGGGTGGGTCCCCGGCCACGGATGGGTAAAAACCGAAGAGGAGCCCCAGGACGAGCCGGTGCTGTTCGCCGACTTCGCCCGAACCCACATCGACTCGCTGTCCGGGATCGACGAGCGCACCCGCGCCGACTACCACCGCGACCTCAAACGCCACCTGCTCCCCTACTTCGCCAAGGCGAACCTGCGCGAACCCGGCGAGCTGACAGCCCAGGACGTACGCGAGTGGGTCAACCACCTCCAGGCCGGGGTGCCCGACCCGCGCACGCCCATCAACCCGATCAACGGCAAGGGCTCCAAGAAGGGCGCCAAACGGGGGCAGAAGAACGGGTGGCTGCGCCCACCCCTGGCCCCGAAGACGATCCAGAACCTGCACGGGCTGCTGTTCATCGTCCTTGCTGAAGCCACCCGCACCGAGCCGCCGCTGCGCCAATCCAATCCCGCCGCCCGCACCCGCCTGCCCCGGGTCGATGACGGTGAGGGCAGCCGGGAGATGTGCTTCCTGACCAACGACGAGGCGCGCCTGCTCATCGAGGCCATGGACCCCGATGTGCGCGACATGGTGGAGGTGCTGCTGCGCACCGCGCTGCGCTACAGCGAACTCGCCGCCCTGCAGGTCCGCGACATCACCACCACCACGCTCCGCGCGGTGGACGGAACGCGGGTGCACCGCGGCTACCTCGAGGTCAAACGGGCGTGGAAGCGCCAGAAGGACAACAGCTTCAAACTCGGGGCCCCGAAGACCAAGACCTCCCGCCGTCGGGTGCCGCTGACCCCCGACACCATCCGCCTCCTACGCCCACGGCTGGAGGGCAAGGGGCCCGAGGATTTCGTGTTCACCACCTCCACCGGGGTGTGGTGGCGCCACTCCTCCTTCTACTCCCGCCGCTGGGCGCCCGGGGTCAAACGCGCCCAGGAACGGGGTCTGGGCAAGAAGCCGCGCATCCACGACCTGCGCCACACCCACGTGGCCCGGCTCATCGACAAGGACGTGCACGTGTTCAAGATCCAGCGCCGCCTGGGCCACTCCTCGATCACCACCACCATGGACCGCTACGGGCACCTCATGGCCGACCTGGACGAGACCATGATCGAGGCCATCGACGGCACCACCACCGACACTCCCGGGCTCGGGCTCGATGACCAGCGCCGCCTACGCCTGATCTCATAA
- a CDS encoding XRE family transcriptional regulator has translation MNAALRNALAASQLTETDVAAHLGVDPKTVRRWLSGQRPYPRHRWALAELLQIEEHSLWPDQDQSAEDPTSLSEHAHRVYAHRWQVPREVWWDLFSSAEQEIGILVYSGLFLADDAGIIELLGTRARQGVSTRVLLGDPTSRPIKRRGTEEGIGEALASRADNALALFRALLDINSVEIRTHSTILYNSIYLTEKRVLVNHHIYGLPAARSPVMDINRVNSPEMSATYVQSFDLAWDMATKVDKAGHASTIFLQ, from the coding sequence GTGAACGCTGCACTGCGCAACGCCCTGGCCGCGTCCCAGCTCACCGAGACCGACGTAGCCGCTCACCTCGGAGTCGACCCCAAGACCGTCCGCCGATGGCTCTCCGGCCAACGGCCCTACCCCCGGCATCGCTGGGCTCTGGCAGAACTTCTCCAGATCGAAGAGCACAGCCTGTGGCCAGACCAAGACCAGTCAGCCGAGGACCCTACTTCGCTGTCGGAGCATGCGCACCGTGTCTACGCACACCGCTGGCAGGTGCCCAGGGAAGTGTGGTGGGATCTGTTCAGCTCAGCAGAGCAAGAGATCGGCATCTTGGTCTACAGCGGCCTTTTTCTCGCCGACGATGCAGGAATAATAGAACTCTTGGGGACTCGCGCAAGACAGGGTGTTAGCACACGTGTCCTGCTTGGAGACCCTACCTCTCGGCCAATAAAAAGGCGCGGCACAGAGGAAGGAATCGGCGAGGCGCTAGCCTCCAGAGCGGATAATGCTCTAGCACTCTTCCGCGCGTTACTAGACATCAACAGTGTTGAGATACGCACACATTCCACTATCCTTTATAACTCCATCTATCTCACAGAGAAAAGAGTCCTCGTCAACCACCACATATACGGACTACCCGCCGCAAGGTCGCCTGTAATGGACATCAATCGCGTTAATTCTCCAGAGATGTCCGCCACTTACGTGCAGAGTTTCGATCTAGCGTGGGATATGGCAACCAAGGTAGACAAAGCAGGCCACGCCTCAACAATCTTTCTTCAATAG
- a CDS encoding NUDIX hydrolase has protein sequence MSKRIDYYDDPEAPAANSLVPSVNVFVVNERDEVLMICRTDNGNWAVPGGAVDLGESVPQAAVRETLEETGITCEITGIAGIYSDPKHIIFYTSDGEARQEFSIAFTARPLEGEPTPSDESKEVVWVPKDELGGYQMDRSMRLRVDHFLSGGPTHIG, from the coding sequence ATGAGCAAGCGGATCGACTACTACGACGACCCCGAGGCGCCGGCCGCGAACAGCCTCGTCCCATCAGTGAACGTGTTCGTCGTCAACGAGCGCGACGAAGTCCTGATGATCTGCCGCACCGACAACGGCAACTGGGCAGTTCCCGGAGGCGCCGTGGACCTGGGCGAGTCCGTGCCCCAGGCCGCCGTGCGGGAGACCCTGGAGGAAACCGGGATCACCTGCGAGATCACCGGGATCGCCGGGATCTATAGCGACCCGAAGCACATCATCTTCTACACGAGCGACGGCGAGGCCCGGCAGGAGTTCTCCATCGCCTTCACCGCCCGCCCCCTCGAAGGCGAGCCCACGCCGAGCGACGAGTCGAAGGAAGTCGTGTGGGTCCCCAAGGACGAACTGGGCGGCTACCAGATGGACCGCTCCATGCGCCTACGCGTGGACCACTTCCTCAGCGGAGGCCCCACCCACATCGGGTGA
- a CDS encoding replication initiator — MPTPTGKSTRAERLTQPLAREVAEQVAADHGVCIRPVSLRRTDVTTGATEIVDVPCGSTLESRCPACAKRKRSLRRTQCEEGWHLAEEPVVQPDAPSEEQRTWVEQRATVTAERDRLASTGGASAEDLAALDAVIADLDEEITASGLRGSVTRSGDSSSSRSRRVRSTKRRHDAPDLPKRPMTRRTVGRAYTDPASGKVFRPSLFVTLTLDSYGRVRSDGTPVDFSTYDYRRAARDALHFSKLVDRFVQNLRRVAGFDVQYFAAVEPQRRLAPHLHMATRGTIPRAELRQIAAATYHQVWWPSADTVRFEGEHLPVWEESAGTFLDPDTGELLPTWDEALDALDEDPDAEPHHVARFGRQVDAKGVVAGSADADRCVRYLAKYLTKDIAECHAAETTRQEQHVDRLLDALRFEPCSPRCSNWLRYGIQPEGAKAGMRPGFCRSKAHRREHLGYAGRRVLVSRKWSGKTLADHKADRLAWVLDVLGVDPTNEDQGDGDNSRPALLTVDSGSFSWELARPTDPDVAPREQRLLRAVGEALKRRAQLDAARTPERSATERAA, encoded by the coding sequence ATGCCCACACCCACGGGGAAGAGCACTCGGGCCGAACGGCTCACGCAACCCCTGGCCCGTGAGGTCGCCGAACAGGTCGCCGCCGACCACGGCGTGTGCATCCGTCCCGTCTCCCTTCGGCGAACTGACGTCACGACTGGGGCGACCGAGATCGTGGACGTCCCGTGCGGTTCCACGCTGGAGTCCCGATGTCCGGCCTGCGCGAAGCGGAAGAGGTCGCTGCGGCGCACTCAATGCGAGGAAGGCTGGCACCTGGCTGAGGAACCTGTCGTACAGCCTGACGCGCCCTCCGAGGAACAGCGCACCTGGGTGGAACAGCGGGCGACGGTGACCGCCGAACGGGACCGCCTCGCCTCCACTGGGGGCGCGTCGGCTGAGGACCTGGCCGCGCTGGACGCCGTGATCGCTGATCTGGACGAGGAGATCACGGCGTCCGGGCTGCGGGGCTCGGTCACCCGCTCTGGCGACTCTTCGTCGTCGCGGTCTCGTCGGGTGCGCTCCACAAAGCGCCGGCACGATGCTCCGGACCTTCCCAAGCGCCCCATGACCCGAAGGACGGTCGGACGCGCGTACACCGATCCGGCCTCGGGCAAGGTGTTCCGGCCCTCCCTGTTCGTCACGCTCACCCTGGATTCCTACGGGCGGGTCCGCTCAGACGGAACCCCCGTCGACTTCTCGACGTATGACTACCGTCGTGCGGCTCGGGACGCGTTGCACTTCTCCAAGCTCGTGGACCGGTTCGTGCAGAACCTGCGCCGTGTCGCGGGCTTTGATGTGCAGTACTTCGCGGCCGTGGAACCCCAACGACGTCTGGCCCCGCATCTGCACATGGCCACACGGGGCACGATCCCTCGGGCGGAGCTGCGCCAGATCGCGGCGGCGACGTACCACCAGGTGTGGTGGCCTTCGGCCGACACAGTCCGGTTCGAGGGTGAGCACCTTCCGGTGTGGGAGGAATCCGCGGGGACCTTCCTCGATCCCGACACGGGTGAACTCCTGCCCACGTGGGACGAGGCGTTGGACGCCCTGGACGAGGATCCCGACGCCGAACCCCATCACGTGGCGCGGTTCGGACGCCAGGTCGACGCCAAGGGTGTGGTGGCCGGTTCTGCTGATGCTGACCGGTGCGTCCGGTACCTGGCGAAGTACCTCACGAAGGACATCGCCGAGTGCCACGCCGCTGAGACGACTCGCCAGGAACAGCACGTAGACCGCCTCCTGGACGCGCTCCGCTTCGAGCCGTGCTCGCCCCGGTGCTCGAACTGGCTCCGCTACGGCATCCAGCCCGAGGGGGCCAAAGCGGGGATGCGTCCGGGGTTCTGCCGGTCCAAGGCTCACCGTCGCGAACACCTGGGCTACGCCGGTCGTCGCGTCCTGGTCTCCCGCAAGTGGTCGGGCAAGACCCTGGCCGATCACAAGGCGGACCGGCTCGCGTGGGTCCTGGACGTCCTCGGCGTCGACCCCACCAACGAGGACCAGGGCGACGGCGACAACTCCCGGCCTGCGCTGCTGACGGTCGACTCGGGCTCGTTCTCCTGGGAGCTGGCTCGCCCGACTGACCCCGACGTCGCTCCCCGCGAACAACGCCTACTCCGGGCCGTGGGCGAAGCACTCAAACGCCGCGCCCAACTCGACGCAGCACGTACCCCCGAACGTTCGGCAACGGAAAGGGCTGCCTGA
- a CDS encoding helix-turn-helix domain-containing protein: protein MAPVERPEQDAQAVPERLVTIPEAARVLAVPESWLREKVRLRKVPHRRLGKHVRFSSQDLERIVEGAAQQVVIRQRERRRWPHSR, encoded by the coding sequence ATGGCACCGGTCGAGCGGCCTGAGCAGGACGCGCAGGCGGTTCCGGAGAGGTTGGTGACCATCCCCGAGGCGGCGCGGGTGTTGGCGGTCCCGGAGTCGTGGCTGCGCGAGAAGGTCCGGCTGCGCAAGGTGCCCCACCGGAGGTTGGGCAAGCACGTGCGCTTCAGCAGCCAGGACCTGGAGCGGATCGTGGAAGGGGCGGCCCAGCAGGTCGTGATCCGCCAGCGCGAGAGGCGGCGCTGGCCGCACTCCCGGTAG